A stretch of the Streptomyces ortus genome encodes the following:
- a CDS encoding CopD family protein, whose amino-acid sequence MSAIRPTADTGGEAGEPGAARVSAASLRRSVTVLALVALAALIPLLGPSLALSGTGEAAAPGVGGIALLRTVLFAAVCVPVGELFVARLARRVPGAPWEDAPRSWAPVSAAAGFVAALGLASVVATGNLVPRRLSDMDIGGLYQSRDGALALLEVNAFVVLGLCALSRRPGTQVWPLAAVAVAEALRAHPTTEQSPLAGSGLTLLHVTCAALWAGGLLYVLRTLLRWRNSAPGEGAALLGLYARVAAVLLAAITATGVCSTLRRMPPGTVVDQLTTTAYGRTLLAKVLLVVVVALLALWARRRLSRAADPLTAYSPARAEVVVLGLVVAVSALLTAVPVPIRW is encoded by the coding sequence GTGAGTGCGATACGACCCACTGCCGACACGGGTGGCGAGGCCGGCGAGCCGGGCGCTGCCCGGGTGAGCGCGGCCTCCCTGCGGCGTTCCGTCACCGTCCTGGCCCTGGTGGCGCTGGCCGCGCTGATCCCCCTGCTGGGCCCGTCCCTCGCGCTGAGCGGCACGGGCGAGGCCGCCGCGCCCGGGGTGGGCGGGATCGCGTTGCTGCGGACGGTCCTGTTCGCGGCGGTGTGCGTGCCGGTCGGCGAGCTGTTCGTCGCCCGGCTGGCGCGCCGGGTGCCCGGCGCTCCGTGGGAGGACGCGCCGCGCAGTTGGGCGCCGGTGTCGGCCGCGGCCGGTTTCGTCGCCGCGCTCGGTCTGGCGTCGGTGGTGGCCACCGGGAACCTGGTGCCGCGCCGGCTCTCCGACATGGACATCGGAGGGCTGTACCAGTCGAGGGACGGCGCGCTGGCGCTCCTGGAGGTCAACGCGTTCGTCGTGCTGGGTCTGTGCGCCCTGTCGCGCCGGCCGGGCACCCAGGTGTGGCCGCTGGCCGCGGTGGCCGTCGCGGAGGCCCTGCGCGCCCATCCGACGACCGAACAGAGTCCGCTGGCCGGTTCGGGCCTAACCCTCCTTCATGTCACCTGTGCGGCGCTGTGGGCGGGCGGGCTGCTGTATGTCCTGCGCACGCTGCTCCGGTGGCGGAACAGCGCCCCCGGGGAGGGCGCCGCGCTGTTGGGCCTCTACGCGCGCGTGGCGGCCGTTCTGCTCGCCGCGATCACCGCGACGGGGGTCTGCAGCACCCTGCGCCGGATGCCGCCCGGCACGGTGGTGGACCAGCTGACGACGACGGCGTACGGGCGCACGCTGCTCGCGAAGGTGCTCCTCGTGGTCGTCGTCGCCCTCCTCGCGCTGTGGGCCAGACGCAGGCTGAGCCGGGCGGCCGATCCGCTCACCGCCTACTCCCCCGCGCGCGCGGAGGTCGTGGTGCTGGGGCTCGTGGTGGCGGTCTCGGCCCTGCTCACGGCGGTGCCGGTGCCGATCCGCTGGTGA
- a CDS encoding lysoplasmalogenase, which produces MSKRHARVLTVALGVSFALVSAVDLVSLAVGLDIGHAVAKPLLMPLLAVYAHLRGGPRLLVGALLCGWGGDVLLLLDAEPAFLAGMASFAAGHVCYLLLFAKLGNPGKPGEGNAPRRRAGRLTAAAYALALLVTVALLWPGLPAGLRGPVAAYSLLLTAMAYGATRLGPVAAAGGALFMLSDTLIATGVADRPQPPRPDLWIMLTYLAAQYLLVTAVLRVSGARPGPSDAEPPEPSCATHPGSRPVTSGSAPAPP; this is translated from the coding sequence GTGAGTAAGCGCCACGCGCGCGTGCTGACCGTCGCCCTCGGGGTCTCCTTCGCTCTCGTGAGCGCCGTGGATCTCGTCTCCCTGGCCGTCGGCCTCGACATCGGTCACGCCGTGGCCAAGCCGCTGCTGATGCCCCTGCTCGCCGTCTACGCGCATCTGCGCGGCGGACCCCGGCTCCTCGTCGGCGCCCTGCTGTGCGGATGGGGCGGCGACGTCCTGCTCCTCCTCGACGCCGAACCGGCGTTCCTCGCCGGAATGGCCTCCTTCGCGGCGGGCCATGTCTGCTACCTGCTGCTCTTCGCGAAGCTGGGGAATCCGGGGAAGCCCGGCGAGGGGAACGCTCCCCGCAGACGTGCCGGGCGGCTCACGGCAGCCGCGTACGCCCTCGCCCTCCTCGTCACCGTCGCCCTCCTGTGGCCCGGCCTGCCCGCCGGCCTCCGCGGCCCCGTCGCCGCCTACAGCCTGCTGCTGACGGCGATGGCGTACGGCGCCACCAGGCTCGGGCCCGTCGCCGCCGCCGGGGGAGCCCTCTTCATGCTGTCGGACACCCTCATCGCGACCGGCGTCGCCGACCGGCCGCAGCCGCCACGGCCCGACCTGTGGATCATGCTGACCTATCTCGCGGCACAGTACCTACTGGTCACAGCCGTACTCAGGGTGTCCGGCGCGCGCCCCGGGCCCTCCGACGCCGAGCCCCCCGAACCCTCCTGCGCCACGCACCCCGGGAGCCGGCCGGTCACCAGCGGATCGGCACCGGCACCGCCGTGA
- a CDS encoding sterol desaturase family protein translates to MPNLPDVVLWSIPAFVLLTVVEMVSVRVHPDEDAAGYETKDAATSVGMGLGSMAFDFLWKIPILAVYTALYELTPLRVPVLWWTVPLLLLAQDFFYYWSHRGHHVIRILWACHVVHHSSEKFNLTTALRQPWTTWTVWPFYVPLIALGVHPAALAFCSSANLVYQFWIHTERIDKLPRAFEFVFNTPSHHRVHHASQGGYLDRNFGGILIVWDRLFGSFVPETDRPVYGLTKNIRTYNPIRVATHEYAAIARDLRAARSWRERAGRVFGGPGWQPRPPEPAPASSPGRGAPTEAPVTESAA, encoded by the coding sequence ATGCCGAACCTGCCCGATGTCGTGCTGTGGTCGATACCCGCCTTTGTCCTGCTCACCGTCGTGGAAATGGTGAGTGTCCGCGTCCACCCGGACGAGGACGCCGCGGGGTACGAGACGAAGGACGCCGCCACGAGTGTCGGCATGGGCCTGGGGAGCATGGCCTTCGACTTCCTGTGGAAGATCCCGATCCTCGCCGTCTACACGGCCCTGTACGAGCTGACACCCCTGCGCGTGCCCGTCCTGTGGTGGACCGTGCCCCTGCTCCTGCTGGCGCAGGACTTCTTCTACTACTGGTCGCACCGTGGGCACCACGTCATCCGCATCCTGTGGGCCTGTCACGTCGTGCACCACTCCAGTGAGAAGTTCAACCTCACCACCGCGCTGCGGCAGCCCTGGACGACCTGGACCGTATGGCCGTTCTACGTGCCCCTCATCGCCCTCGGCGTCCATCCCGCCGCGCTCGCCTTCTGTTCGTCCGCGAACCTCGTCTACCAGTTCTGGATCCACACCGAGCGGATCGACAAGCTGCCCCGGGCCTTCGAGTTCGTCTTCAACACGCCTTCGCACCACCGGGTCCACCACGCCTCCCAGGGCGGTTACCTGGACCGGAACTTCGGCGGGATCCTGATCGTCTGGGACCGGCTCTTCGGGTCGTTCGTCCCGGAGACGGACCGGCCCGTCTACGGACTGACCAAGAACATCCGCACCTACAACCCGATCCGCGTCGCCACGCACGAGTACGCCGCCATCGCCAGGGACCTGCGGGCGGCGCGGAGCTGGCGCGAGCGGGCCGGGCGGGTGTTCGGCGGGCCGGGCTGGCAGCCGCGCCCCCCGGAGCCCGCGCCCGCCTCCTCTCCCGGGCGGGGCGCGCCTACGGAGGCCCCCGTCACGGAATCCGCCGCGTGA
- the moaA gene encoding GTP 3',8-cyclase MoaA, with protein sequence MLIDTYGRVATDLRVSLTDRCNLRCTYCMPEEGLQWLAKPDLLTDDEIVRLIDLAVTRLGITEVRFTGGEPLLRPGLVGIVERVAALEPRPQMSLTTNGIGLRRTATALKAAGLDRVNVSLDTLRPDVFKTLTRRDRHKDVIEGLEAARAAGLTPVKVNSVLMPGLNEDEAPDLLAWAVENDYELRFIEQMPLDAQHGWKREGMVTAGDILASLRTRFELTEEGSEERGSAPAERWLVDGGPHRVGVIASVTRPFCSACDRTRLTADGQVRTCLFAQEETDLRAALRSDAPDEEIARIWRLAMWGKKAGAGLDDPSFVQPDRPMSAIGG encoded by the coding sequence GTGCTCATCGACACCTACGGCCGGGTGGCCACCGACCTGCGCGTCTCACTGACCGACCGGTGCAACCTCAGATGTACGTACTGCATGCCCGAGGAGGGCCTGCAGTGGCTGGCCAAGCCCGACCTGCTCACGGACGACGAGATCGTCCGCCTCATCGACCTCGCGGTGACCCGGCTCGGCATCACCGAGGTCCGCTTCACCGGCGGGGAGCCCCTGCTGCGCCCCGGTCTGGTCGGGATCGTCGAGCGCGTGGCCGCCCTCGAACCCCGCCCCCAGATGTCCCTGACGACGAACGGCATCGGCCTCAGGCGCACCGCGACCGCCCTCAAGGCGGCGGGCCTCGACCGGGTGAACGTCTCGCTGGACACCCTGCGCCCGGACGTCTTCAAGACCCTCACCCGCCGCGACCGCCACAAGGACGTCATCGAGGGCCTCGAAGCGGCCCGCGCCGCGGGACTGACCCCGGTCAAGGTCAACTCCGTACTGATGCCCGGACTGAACGAGGACGAGGCGCCGGACCTGCTCGCCTGGGCCGTGGAGAACGACTACGAACTGCGGTTCATCGAGCAGATGCCGCTGGACGCGCAGCACGGCTGGAAGCGCGAAGGAATGGTCACCGCCGGTGACATCCTCGCCTCGCTGCGCACGCGCTTCGAACTCACCGAGGAGGGCTCCGAGGAGCGCGGCTCGGCACCCGCCGAGCGCTGGTTGGTGGACGGCGGCCCCCACCGGGTCGGCGTGATCGCCTCGGTCACCCGCCCGTTCTGCTCGGCCTGCGACCGTACGCGGCTCACCGCGGACGGGCAGGTCCGCACCTGCCTCTTCGCCCAGGAGGAGACCGACCTGCGGGCGGCGCTCCGCTCGGACGCGCCGGACGAGGAGATCGCCCGGATCTGGCGGCTGGCGATGTGGGGAAAGAAGGCCGGAGCGGGCCTGGACGACCCCTCCTTCGTTCAGCCG
- a CDS encoding S8 family peptidase, whose protein sequence is MTAPTTRSRRFIAIPLGMAMATALAFLPNVNASAAPAADGTGATTAADVAGKISAEGTPLSYVVNVRSGHGTSSYVKKAIAKAGGTIVTSYDRIGVIVVHSSNADFAKTIRKTRGVQSAGSTRTAPLPAQSTTDVGTPKALTAEEIADVEAAAGQDPLEPLQWDLPAIKADKAHEKTLGSKKVTVAVIDTGVDDTHPDIAPNFDRKASVNCVTGKPDTTDGAWRPSAEESPHGTHVAGEIAAAKNGVGVTGVAPGVKVSGIKVSTTAGFFYTEAVVCGFMWAAEHGVDVTNNSYYTDPWYFNCKNDPDQKALVEALTRATKYAEKKGTVNVAAAGNENYDLAADEIADPTSPNDSTPSDRVIDPSECLDIPTQLPGVVTVSSTGAKGIKSSFSNHGLGVIDIAAPGGDSTRYQTPAPPATSGLILGPLPGGSWGYMAGTSMASPHVAGVAALIKSTHPHASAALVKALLYAEADATPCTDPYDIDGDGKVDAVCEGSKNRNSFYGWGTADALDAVTK, encoded by the coding sequence ATGACCGCGCCTACTACGCGCTCGCGTCGCTTCATAGCCATCCCGCTGGGAATGGCCATGGCCACGGCCCTCGCCTTCCTGCCGAACGTCAACGCGTCCGCCGCTCCGGCGGCCGACGGGACCGGGGCGACCACGGCGGCCGACGTGGCCGGGAAGATCTCGGCGGAGGGCACCCCGCTGAGCTATGTCGTCAACGTCCGTTCCGGGCACGGCACGTCGTCCTACGTGAAGAAGGCCATCGCCAAGGCCGGCGGCACCATCGTGACGTCGTACGACCGGATCGGCGTGATCGTCGTCCACTCGTCGAACGCCGACTTCGCCAAGACCATCCGCAAGACGCGCGGCGTCCAGTCGGCCGGCTCGACGCGTACGGCGCCGCTGCCCGCGCAGTCCACGACCGACGTCGGCACCCCGAAGGCGCTCACCGCCGAGGAGATCGCCGACGTCGAGGCCGCCGCCGGACAGGACCCGCTGGAGCCCCTGCAGTGGGACCTGCCCGCCATCAAGGCGGACAAGGCGCACGAGAAGACGCTCGGCAGCAAGAAGGTCACCGTCGCCGTGATCGACACGGGCGTCGACGACACGCACCCCGACATCGCGCCGAACTTCGACCGCAAGGCGTCGGTCAACTGCGTGACGGGCAAGCCGGACACGACCGACGGGGCCTGGCGGCCGAGCGCCGAGGAGAGCCCGCACGGCACACACGTGGCGGGCGAGATCGCCGCCGCCAAGAACGGTGTCGGCGTCACCGGTGTCGCGCCCGGCGTGAAGGTGTCCGGCATCAAGGTCTCCACGACGGCCGGCTTCTTCTACACGGAGGCCGTCGTGTGCGGCTTCATGTGGGCGGCCGAGCACGGCGTGGACGTCACGAACAACAGCTATTACACCGACCCGTGGTACTTCAACTGCAAGAACGACCCGGACCAGAAGGCGCTCGTCGAGGCCCTCACCCGGGCCACGAAGTACGCCGAGAAGAAGGGCACGGTCAACGTCGCGGCGGCCGGCAACGAGAACTACGACCTCGCCGCCGACGAGATCGCCGACCCGACCTCGCCGAACGACTCGACCCCCTCGGACCGCGTCATCGACCCGTCCGAGTGCCTGGACATCCCGACCCAGCTGCCGGGCGTCGTCACGGTCTCCTCGACCGGCGCGAAGGGCATCAAGTCGTCCTTCTCCAACCACGGCCTGGGCGTCATCGACATCGCGGCCCCCGGCGGCGACTCGACGCGCTACCAGACCCCCGCCCCGCCCGCCACCAGCGGCCTGATCCTCGGCCCGCTGCCGGGCGGCTCGTGGGGCTACATGGCCGGTACGTCGATGGCGTCGCCGCACGTCGCGGGCGTCGCGGCCCTGATCAAGTCGACGCACCCGCACGCCTCGGCCGCCCTGGTCAAGGCCCTGCTGTACGCGGAGGCCGACGCCACGCCGTGCACGGACCCGTACGACATCGACGGCGACGGCAAGGTCGACGCGGTGTGCGAGGGCTCGAAGAACCGCAACAGCTTCTACGGCTGGGGCACGGCGGACGCGCTGGACGCGGTGACGAAGTAG
- a CDS encoding DUF485 domain-containing protein encodes MATDAPPPSKAEPHLPSTAEFVEVQESAEFGELRRAHRSFAFPLTIGFISWYLLYVLLSIYADDFMGTKLFGNFNVAFVLGLAQFLTTFLIAWWYERHSSTKLDPKAEAIKSRMEGGA; translated from the coding sequence GTGGCCACCGACGCACCACCCCCCTCGAAAGCCGAACCTCATCTCCCGTCCACCGCGGAGTTCGTCGAGGTGCAGGAGAGCGCCGAGTTCGGTGAACTGCGCCGCGCCCACCGCTCCTTCGCCTTCCCGCTAACCATCGGCTTCATCAGCTGGTACCTGCTGTACGTCCTGCTGTCGATCTACGCGGACGACTTCATGGGCACCAAGCTCTTCGGCAACTTCAACGTCGCCTTCGTCCTGGGCCTCGCCCAGTTCCTCACCACGTTCCTCATCGCCTGGTGGTACGAGCGTCACTCCTCGACCAAGCTCGACCCCAAGGCCGAGGCGATCAAGTCCCGGATGGAGGGCGGCGCATGA
- a CDS encoding SURF1 family cytochrome oxidase biogenesis protein, translated as MYRFLLSRQWVILTLIMLALIPTMIELGFWQLHRHEHKVALNRVISQSLAAKPVPAESLAAPGQAVEHENLYRRVTAKGTFDTADEVVVRRRTNSDEEVGFHVLTPFVLDDGRVLLVNRGWIPADGAQTEFPKIPAPAKGETTVTGRLMADETAGGSGIKDVRGLPDRMVMLINSEQQAKALGKQVLGGYVELTAPEPRGDVPELIAAPNHSDIGPHMAYAVQWWLFAAGVPVGFVILARRERRDREEAANTPPTPSPEPTPV; from the coding sequence GTGTACCGCTTCCTGTTGTCCCGGCAGTGGGTGATCCTCACCCTCATCATGCTCGCGCTCATCCCGACGATGATCGAGCTGGGCTTCTGGCAACTGCACCGGCACGAGCACAAGGTCGCCCTGAACCGGGTGATCTCCCAGTCGCTGGCCGCGAAGCCCGTGCCCGCCGAGTCGCTGGCCGCGCCGGGGCAGGCGGTCGAGCACGAGAACCTGTACCGCCGGGTGACGGCGAAGGGCACGTTCGACACCGCCGACGAGGTCGTGGTCCGCCGCCGTACCAACTCCGACGAAGAGGTCGGCTTCCACGTACTGACCCCGTTCGTGCTGGACGACGGGCGGGTCCTGCTGGTCAACCGCGGCTGGATCCCGGCGGACGGCGCGCAGACCGAGTTCCCGAAAATTCCGGCGCCCGCGAAGGGCGAGACCACGGTCACCGGGCGGCTGATGGCCGACGAGACGGCCGGCGGCAGCGGCATCAAGGACGTACGCGGTCTGCCCGACCGCATGGTCATGCTGATCAACAGCGAGCAGCAGGCGAAGGCGCTCGGCAAGCAGGTCCTCGGCGGTTACGTCGAACTGACCGCGCCCGAGCCCAGAGGCGACGTCCCCGAACTGATCGCGGCGCCCAACCACAGCGACATCGGCCCCCACATGGCGTACGCGGTCCAGTGGTGGCTCTTCGCCGCGGGCGTCCCGGTGGGCTTCGTGATCCTGGCCCGCCGCGAACGCCGCGACCGAGAGGAAGCGGCGAACACACCCCCCACCCCGTCCCCCGAACCCACCCCGGTCTGA
- a CDS encoding solute symporter family protein, producing MSPAIGQVQLAQAQLAAGEASEHRPLIISLFAIFVVATLVITVWAGRQTKDASDFYAGGRSFSAFQNGLAVSGDYMSAASFLGIAGAIALFGYDGFLYSIGFLVAWLVALLLVAEPLRNSGRYTMGDVLAYRMRQRPVRTAAGTSTIVVSIFYLLAQMAGAGVLVSLLLGITSDAGKVGIVALVGVLMIVYVTIGGMKGTTWVQMVKAVLLISGTLLITFLVLLKFDFNVSDLLGSAAKNSGGGAAFLEPGLKYGLTTTSSIDFISLGIALVLGTAGLPHILIRFYTVPNAKAARKSVNWAIGIIGGFYLMTIALGFGAAALISKKEIVESNPAGNTAAPLLALHLGGVDSAWGAILLATISAVAFATILAVVAGLTLASSSSFAHDIYANVIKKGQATEKEELRAARYATIGIGVVSIGLGALARDLNVAGLVALAFAVAASANLPTILYSLFWKRFTTQGALWSIYGGLATAVGLVLFSPVVSGKATSMFPDVDFHWFPLENPGIISIPVGFLLGFLGTLLSKEEPDAGKYAELEVRSLTGTGAH from the coding sequence ATGAGCCCCGCGATCGGTCAGGTACAGCTCGCACAGGCGCAGCTCGCGGCGGGGGAGGCCAGCGAGCACCGGCCGCTGATCATCTCCCTGTTCGCGATCTTCGTCGTCGCGACCCTCGTCATCACCGTCTGGGCGGGCCGGCAGACCAAGGACGCCTCCGACTTCTACGCCGGCGGCCGTTCCTTCAGCGCCTTCCAGAACGGACTCGCCGTCTCCGGCGACTACATGTCCGCGGCCTCGTTCCTCGGCATCGCGGGCGCCATCGCTCTCTTCGGCTACGACGGCTTCCTGTACTCCATCGGCTTCCTGGTCGCGTGGCTGGTGGCGCTGTTGCTGGTCGCCGAACCGCTGCGCAACTCCGGCCGCTACACGATGGGCGACGTCCTCGCCTACCGCATGCGCCAGCGCCCGGTCCGTACCGCGGCGGGCACCTCCACGATCGTCGTCTCGATCTTCTACCTGCTCGCGCAGATGGCGGGCGCGGGCGTCCTGGTCTCGCTGCTCCTCGGCATCACCAGCGACGCGGGCAAGGTCGGCATCGTCGCCCTGGTCGGCGTCCTGATGATCGTGTACGTCACCATCGGCGGCATGAAGGGCACCACCTGGGTCCAGATGGTCAAGGCCGTGCTGCTCATCAGCGGCACCCTGCTCATCACCTTCCTGGTGCTGCTCAAGTTCGACTTCAACGTCTCGGACCTGCTCGGTTCGGCGGCCAAGAACAGCGGCGGCGGCGCGGCCTTCCTGGAGCCCGGCCTGAAGTACGGGCTCACGACCACCTCCAGCATCGACTTCATCTCGCTGGGCATCGCCCTGGTGCTGGGCACCGCCGGTCTGCCGCACATCCTGATCCGCTTCTACACCGTGCCCAACGCCAAGGCCGCCCGTAAGTCCGTGAACTGGGCGATCGGCATCATCGGCGGCTTCTACCTGATGACCATCGCGCTCGGCTTCGGCGCGGCGGCCCTCATCTCCAAGAAGGAGATCGTCGAGTCGAACCCCGCGGGCAACACGGCCGCGCCCCTGCTCGCCCTGCATCTGGGCGGCGTCGACTCGGCGTGGGGCGCGATCCTGCTCGCCACGATCTCCGCGGTGGCCTTCGCCACGATCCTCGCCGTGGTCGCCGGTCTGACCCTCGCGTCGTCCTCGTCGTTCGCGCACGACATCTACGCGAACGTCATCAAGAAGGGCCAGGCCACCGAGAAGGAGGAGCTCAGGGCCGCCCGGTACGCCACCATCGGCATCGGTGTCGTCTCCATCGGCCTCGGCGCCCTCGCCCGTGACCTGAACGTCGCGGGCCTCGTCGCCCTGGCCTTCGCGGTCGCCGCCTCCGCCAACCTGCCGACGATCCTCTACAGCCTCTTCTGGAAGCGGTTCACCACCCAGGGCGCGCTGTGGTCGATCTACGGAGGACTCGCCACGGCGGTCGGCCTGGTGCTCTTCTCGCCGGTCGTCTCGGGCAAGGCCACCTCGATGTTCCCGGACGTCGACTTCCACTGGTTCCCCCTGGAGAACCCGGGCATCATCTCGATCCCCGTCGGCTTCCTGCTGGGCTTCCTCGGCACCCTCCTGTCCAAGGAGGAGCCCGACGCCGGCAAGTACGCCGAGCTGGAGGTCCGTTCCCTCACCGGAACCGGGGCGCACTGA
- a CDS encoding DEDDh family exonuclease has translation MLEDRQTAPSATPWPAAYPQGYAVVDVETTGLARDDRIVSAAVYRLDARGEVEDHWYTLVNPERDPGPVWIHGLTSDVLEGAPLFPDIAEEFATRLEGRVLVAHNAVFDWSMIAREYARARREAPVRQRLCTIALSKELGLPLANHKLESLAAHFGVVQQRAHHALDDARVLAEAFRPSLHTAARDGVRLPLLECRPLTEWTDRAAPLIGRQSGGSGGAGGYSSGGYASGTPASWRPSRKRPACPYPNPGRYEPGKQLKQGMRIAFSGDTSVERDLLEDRAVEAGLHVATSLSRLTSLLVTNDPESGTSKVVKARQFGTPVVDEAAFGQLLGNVEPAAGPPTGPAAGA, from the coding sequence ATGCTCGAAGACCGTCAGACCGCACCGTCCGCCACCCCGTGGCCGGCCGCCTATCCCCAGGGGTACGCGGTCGTCGACGTCGAGACCACAGGGCTGGCCCGCGACGACCGCATAGTGTCGGCCGCGGTCTACCGGCTGGACGCGCGCGGCGAGGTCGAGGACCACTGGTACACGCTGGTCAACCCGGAGCGGGACCCGGGCCCGGTGTGGATCCACGGCCTGACGAGCGACGTGCTCGAAGGGGCGCCCCTGTTCCCGGACATCGCCGAGGAGTTCGCGACCCGCCTGGAGGGCCGGGTGCTCGTCGCGCACAACGCGGTCTTCGACTGGTCGATGATCGCCAGGGAGTACGCGCGTGCCCGGCGCGAGGCGCCGGTCCGTCAGCGGCTGTGCACCATCGCGCTGTCCAAGGAACTGGGGCTGCCGCTCGCCAACCACAAGCTGGAGTCGCTGGCCGCGCACTTCGGCGTCGTGCAGCAGCGCGCGCACCACGCGCTGGACGACGCGCGCGTGCTCGCCGAGGCGTTCCGGCCGAGCCTGCACACGGCCGCACGCGACGGCGTACGGCTGCCGCTGCTCGAGTGCCGGCCGCTGACGGAGTGGACGGACCGGGCGGCCCCGCTCATCGGACGGCAGTCGGGGGGTTCGGGGGGCGCGGGGGGTTACTCGTCCGGCGGCTACGCGTCGGGAACGCCCGCGAGTTGGCGTCCCTCGCGCAAGCGGCCCGCCTGCCCGTATCCGAATCCGGGCCGGTACGAACCGGGCAAGCAGCTCAAACAGGGCATGCGGATCGCGTTCTCCGGAGACACCTCGGTCGAGCGCGACCTACTGGAGGACCGGGCCGTCGAGGCCGGGCTGCATGTCGCGACGAGCCTGTCCCGGCTGACCAGCCTGCTCGTCACGAACGACCCGGAGTCCGGTACGTCCAAGGTGGTCAAGGCGCGCCAGTTCGGCACCCCGGTCGTCGACGAGGCGGCGTTCGGCCAGCTCCTCGGGAACGTGGAACCGGCGGCGGGACCGCCGACCGGACCGGCAGCGGGGGCGTGA
- a CDS encoding S8 family peptidase, producing the protein MAHLRSRRRLALAVPVVLSLTATLGFLPGAASAAPQRSAPAVTAADGPNLAYVVNTKTDHRTIGAVKKAIAEAGGTVVTTYDRIGVIVAHSADPEFGPRMRAVRGVQSAGATRTTPLTAAGTTDEGAADHLSAAEAAKVKAAATPGSEPLEADQWDLRAIGADKAAKINPGSRKVTVAVIDTGVDDTHPDLAPNFSAKQSANCVGGVADTSAGAWRPYTAEDYHGTHVAGEIAAARNGIGVAGVAPGVKVSGIKVSDPDNGLFYPESVVCAFVFAADHGVEITNNSYYVDPWLYNCMDDPDQKAILDAVNRAQQYATKKGTLHLASAGNSNHDLASDAIVDDSSPDDSTPVTRTIDPHECFDVPTQLPGVVTVSATGVQNLKSYYSTYGKGVIDIAAPGGDRLYQIPDTPSKNGRILSTLPNNQYGFLQGTSMASPHAAGVAALLKSEHPWASPAQLQALLKAQADNPGCPDSYDQDGNGTQDATCEGGKRVNGFYGFGIVNALKAVK; encoded by the coding sequence ATGGCTCATCTGCGCTCCAGACGCCGTCTCGCTCTCGCCGTGCCCGTCGTGCTGTCCCTCACCGCCACGCTCGGTTTCCTGCCGGGTGCCGCTTCGGCCGCCCCGCAGCGGTCCGCCCCCGCGGTCACCGCCGCCGACGGGCCGAACCTCGCGTACGTGGTCAACACGAAGACCGACCACCGCACGATCGGTGCGGTGAAGAAGGCGATCGCGGAGGCCGGCGGCACCGTCGTCACGACGTACGACCGCATAGGCGTCATAGTCGCCCACTCGGCCGACCCCGAGTTCGGACCGCGGATGCGCGCGGTGCGCGGCGTCCAGTCCGCCGGCGCGACGCGTACGACCCCGCTGACCGCGGCGGGTACGACGGACGAGGGCGCCGCCGACCACCTGTCGGCCGCCGAGGCCGCGAAGGTGAAGGCCGCCGCCACCCCCGGGAGCGAGCCCCTAGAGGCCGACCAGTGGGACCTGCGCGCGATAGGCGCCGACAAGGCCGCGAAGATCAACCCGGGCAGCAGGAAGGTCACGGTCGCCGTGATCGACACGGGTGTCGACGACACGCACCCGGACCTGGCCCCCAACTTCTCCGCCAAGCAGTCCGCCAACTGCGTGGGCGGCGTGGCCGACACGAGTGCGGGCGCCTGGCGTCCGTACACCGCCGAGGACTACCACGGCACGCATGTCGCCGGTGAGATCGCCGCCGCCCGCAACGGCATCGGCGTCGCCGGTGTCGCGCCCGGTGTGAAGGTCTCCGGCATCAAGGTCAGCGACCCGGACAACGGGCTCTTCTACCCGGAGAGCGTCGTCTGCGCGTTCGTGTTCGCCGCCGACCACGGCGTGGAGATCACGAACAACAGCTACTACGTGGACCCGTGGCTCTACAACTGCATGGACGACCCGGACCAGAAGGCGATCCTCGACGCGGTCAACCGGGCCCAGCAGTACGCCACGAAGAAGGGCACCCTGCACCTCGCGTCGGCCGGCAACTCCAACCACGACCTGGCCTCGGACGCCATCGTGGACGACTCCAGCCCCGACGACTCGACGCCGGTCACCCGCACGATCGACCCGCACGAGTGCTTCGACGTACCGACCCAGCTGCCGGGTGTCGTCACGGTGAGCGCGACCGGCGTGCAGAACCTCAAGTCGTACTACTCGACGTACGGCAAGGGTGTCATCGACATCGCCGCTCCCGGCGGTGACCGGCTCTACCAGATCCCGGACACCCCGTCGAAGAACGGCCGCATCCTCTCCACGCTGCCGAACAACCAGTACGGCTTCCTCCAGGGCACGTCGATGGCGTCGCCGCACGCCGCGGGGGTCGCCGCGCTCCTCAAGTCCGAGCACCCGTGGGCGAGTCCGGCCCAGTTGCAGGCGCTGCTGAAGGCCCAGGCGGACAACCCGGGCTGCCCGGACTCGTACGACCAGGACGGCAACGGCACGCAGGACGCCACCTGTGAGGGCGGCAAGCGCGTGAACGGTTTCTACGGCTTCGGCATCGTCAACGCGCTGAAGGCGGTCAAGTAG